CTCGAATCGTTCGTCCGCGTCGATATACGAGATGAGCACGGGTAAGGAATCCGTCATTCGGCGTACCGGCTCATCGCCTGGAAAGCCGGCCGGTTCCGTTCGCGCCTTTTGTCCGGATGATGCGTCGCCCGCCATGCGATAACCTTTTCCAGTGTTCAATTGGGAGAATGGATAGTATTCTTCCCGTTGAAGGTAACTTTGAACATCCCGCCGGGGGCCGGACTCAAACTCCCTGCAAACTTCCGGAGCATCGCCGCACCGCCTTTGGGGGAGCGGTAAGTCGTTGGGAGAACGCCGGGTTTTCCACGTATCGTGTCCAATCCCATTAGAAGTACGGACGCAACCCACTTTCGGGGTTATCTCAATCGTTCGAAATGAAGTATCGCTTCGGAGCATAGGTTCCCGCGATGTTCGGTGTCAAGTCGACGACGTGGCGGATTCAATCCGCGAAAAGAGATGTCCGGACCGGATCCCGAATGCCCGAGCGAAAGCCCTTCGCGGGCTTTTCCGATTGACAGGTCCTGTTTGAAGAACTATGAAGTGTACCACCTAAGTCGCACGAAGCCCAATGACCGCCACATGGTGTGTTTTAAAACAAGGAGCCGGACGGAACGTTATGAGCGAATCAGCCGCAACCAAAGATGATCGAATGCACCTATGCACGCGAAACAAGAAGATCGACGTCTATTTTCTGCCTTCCAAAACCAAGGTTCAGGCTGAAGCGGAAATGCAGGACGGTGTCCATCATATGAAGATCAACATGATCTTGACTTATCCCCTGCTGAGGATCGAGGAGATCCGGTGCGAAATGCCGGGGGTGCCCGACGCGATATGCCGGAACGCCCGGAGCTATCTTGAACCCCTGATCGGCAAACGGATGGTTTCGGGATTCAAGAAAGTCCTCGGCAACAACGGTTCCTCGAAAGACTGCATGCTTCTGATGGATCTGTTCGACGATGTTTGCACCACCGTGAACCAGGGGATCGTGGTGTTGGGCAAGCAGTATCTGAAAGTCCAGTTTCCCGGAATCGAAGACGAACAGATCTACAAGATCTGGCTCGCCCTTCGGCCCGACATTGGTAACAGCTGCCTCCGATACGCCGACGATTCTCCGTTTATGAAGAAAGTGGCCGAAACGGAGTGGCCCCAAGGATCCCAGGAATTCGTCTCCGGCTGGAAGAAGATGCTCGGAGAGTCGCAGAAGTGATCGGGTATTACGAGCAACGCAAAATGGGTTCCGTCTGATTCGCTTTTCTCTGGACGGATTCAAGATTAGATCGGCTATTGCTCAGCGAAAACTCTGTCTATTTCGTGCCCCCTACAATAGGCAGTGGCTGCGTTACCGAGGATGTTCGCCATATATATCAAATGAGATTCAAAGCCTATGGCGAATGTCTTCATGGTAAGTACGGCCCACCCACTTTTTGTTGGAGCGACGATAGATAGTGCTATAGGATCTTCTTCCCCACGCGTCCCTTGTACCATTCGGGTGCGCAGTTTTTTCTCCCGTGATTGCCCATAGACACTCCAGGTTGTTGGCCTTGAGGAACTCGAAAAATAAGTCCCTGGCTATCAGGGCCGCTGGATAATAGGCCGTGCCCATGCTGGGATCGAAGAATGACAGTTTTCCTTCGGCATTTTCGAACTGACCCATCTTAGGAGAAC
This is a stretch of genomic DNA from Deltaproteobacteria bacterium. It encodes these proteins:
- a CDS encoding DUF2889 domain-containing protein — protein: MSESAATKDDRMHLCTRNKKIDVYFLPSKTKVQAEAEMQDGVHHMKINMILTYPLLRIEEIRCEMPGVPDAICRNARSYLEPLIGKRMVSGFKKVLGNNGSSKDCMLLMDLFDDVCTTVNQGIVVLGKQYLKVQFPGIEDEQIYKIWLALRPDIGNSCLRYADDSPFMKKVAETEWPQGSQEFVSGWKKMLGESQK